The genomic region AGCAAGTTGAATGTTAAAATACAGACTCTAAGTAATGATGTTATTTCAGTATAATCCTTCCTGCCAAACACGAGCCCGAGAGCGGTCTATATAATTCCTGGATTCCCGTTTCCACGGGAATGACGGCTTTTTAGAAGAAGTGGAATCCATTTAGGCGGTGCACACACGGTTTCTCCCGGTCTCCTTTGCGCGATAGAGTGCCCGATCGGCGGCGGATACGAGCGTTTTAGTGTCACGTCCGTGACCCGGGGCATTTGAGACACCAATGCTGATGGTGACCCGGATGGTTTTATTGTCGAATGTAAATGGATGTGCTTCGATGGCGGCTCGGATGCGCTCAGCAGCCAGCCGTCCCCCTTCCAAATCGGTTTCGGCCAGATAGCTGATAAACTCCTCCCCGCCGTACCGACCCGATACATTGGAGATTCGAATAGACTGGCGAATAAGACGGCCGACCTCGGCCAACACGTGACTACCCATCAAATGTCCGTTTTGATCGTTGACCGATTTGAAAAAATCAAGGTCCATCATTAAGACTGCCAATGGCAGATTGTAGCGAAGGCAACGCTGGAGTTCTCGCTCAAAAGCCAAATAGAGCGATTCCTTGGTTAACAGACCCGTGAGTTTGTCATAGGTAATCAGATCACGAACCTCGGCGTGGAAGGCCGCTTCGATGTCGTCCAAGACGACGAACTTCAACACCGTTTCCCCGATCTGGATCTTATCTCCATCCCGAAGCTGGGCGGATTTCACGGGCTGGGAGTTTACAAAGGTGTGGTTCTTGCTTCCGAGATCAGTGACAATGTAGGTTGTTTTTTGGTTTTGTACATCCCCTTCGTAGTTGATTCGTGCGTGTTCCCGGGAGGCCCCATGGTCCGGAAGACGGATGTCCGCTTCAGGGCTACGCCCGATGATTTGGCGGGTTTTTCTAAGAAGGAAATTTCGGCCGATCTCTGCACCCTTCAAAACGATGAGGGAGGCGTGATTTTTGCGAAATCTCTTGTCGTCCAGGTTAGGGTTGCGTTTGATCAGTGTTGGATCTTCGTCGAAAAGGGGTTTCTTTGGATTGTTATCCATCATTGGGTAAACCATGGCAAAAAGATTTAAAAAAATTAATAACCCTCAAACAAGGGAAG from Nitrospiria bacterium harbors:
- a CDS encoding GGDEF domain-containing protein, which produces MMDNNPKKPLFDEDPTLIKRNPNLDDKRFRKNHASLIVLKGAEIGRNFLLRKTRQIIGRSPEADIRLPDHGASREHARINYEGDVQNQKTTYIVTDLGSKNHTFVNSQPVKSAQLRDGDKIQIGETVLKFVVLDDIEAAFHAEVRDLITYDKLTGLLTKESLYLAFERELQRCLRYNLPLAVLMMDLDFFKSVNDQNGHLMGSHVLAEVGRLIRQSIRISNVSGRYGGEEFISYLAETDLEGGRLAAERIRAAIEAHPFTFDNKTIRVTISIGVSNAPGHGRDTKTLVSAADRALYRAKETGRNRVCTA